Below is a window of Fulvitalea axinellae DNA.
TTAAGTATCTTTTTCCAGCATGGAATCCCGCCTTCTTTCTTGACTTCAAACAAAAATTGAATCACTTTTTCTAAATCGACGAGTATCCCGAAATACGTAATAGCAATGAGAATAAATTACCCGACCTATATCTTGTTTTTTTTGTATTAAATAAATTTCAACATATTCAATAAGCTCCACTTACCTAAAACAGGACTAATAATGTAAATTAATTTTACAATCAATAGCCACAAAAAATAAAAACAGTCTTTTTAGTTTAAATTCATTCATAAATATGACTTTTCGATTTTTAATTCACGATCATCTTTCATAGGTTTGCGGTCATATTTTGATTTATTTATTTTTAAACCATTATTTTTATTCACTATGAAGAGATTGTGTAAAATTCTTCCGGTTTTGTTTTTCGCATTGTTAGCGACAGTGACTGTCAAAGCACAAGACGTTAACTTTGGTGTAAGAGGTAGTGCCAGCCTTGTAAATTTCTACGGTGATGACGCAGATGACGCTAAAACAAAAATGGGTTATCAACTTGGCGCCTTTGCAGAGTTTAAATTGTCTGATGCTTTTGCGATCCAACCCGAGCTCGTTTTCTCAAAAGAAGGATCTAAGGATGACAAAGCTGACCTTCCATGGAACTTGTCATACATTAATGTTCCTGTAATGGCCAAGGTCTACGTCACAGAAGGCTTAAACTTGCAGGCAGGTCCTCAAATTGGTTTCTTGGTAGGCGCTAATGTTGACGGAGAGTCAAAGTTGGGCGATGTAGAGGTTAAGGATTCATTTAAATCAACAAACTTCTCAATGAACATTGGCGCTGGATATGATATCACGGAAAAAATTGGTGTTGATCTTAGATACAACTTTGGTTTGACTAAGGTAGGTGAAGAACCTGAACAAGGGGATGCCGCAGATACGAAATCATCAAACATCCTTCTCGGAGTTTCTTTCAAATTCTAATTCCTGCTGAAACGCAAATATCGTATAACTTAGACGGGCTTTTTGCCCGTCTTTTTTATGGTCACCAAACATATTTCACAACACATTAGATGTATTTTTTCATATAAACATATTCTTCGATTTTATAAATTCGCAACACAGTTCAGGTATCCGTGTATTTTTCAACGAACATTTTTAAATCATCATGAAGAAACTGTATAAAGTTCTTCCCTTTGCATTTATCGTTTTCCTCTCCACAGTTTCCGCCAACGCCCAAGACCATATCTTCAGATTAAAGGGAGGGCCGAGCTTGGTTAACTTTATCGGTAATGACGCCAAAGACGCTTCGTCTAAAATAGGCTACCAATTGGGTATGCTAATCGAATTCAGGTTGACGGAAAATTTTTCTATCCAGCCCGAACTTGTTTATTCTAAAGAGGGGGCCAGATTTGATAAAGTTGATGAGGACATTAATCTATCGTACGCTAACCTTCCGGTAATCGGGAAATATTATGCCTCCAAAAACTTCAGTTTTCAGGCCGGTCCACAGCTGGGACTTTTGACCGGCGCCAATGTGAATGGAGAAAACGGAGACGGACAAATAAAAGTCGAAGACTATTTCTCAACCCTTAATCTCACGTTCAATATTGGAATGGGACTTAATATCACAGAAAAAATCGGCTTAGACCTAAGGTACAACCTCGGTATAACGAATGTCAGTGACGATTTGGAGACGACGTACCTTAAACTAAAAGGCGCAACCTTTAGGACCTCTAATCTTTTTCTTAGTTTGGCCTATACAATTGAGTAGAGCTTGAAAGACTATTTTTTCAAAAAAGAAATGGAGACGGGTCACGGCCCGTCTTTGTTATTTATACCATAGGAAACCTCAATTTTCTTTACCCACATTACTTCCGGCTTTTCAGTCAATCATTACAGCCACCTTGATTTCCATTGACTAAGCGTTTACATTTTGTTATCGATTCCTCTGAACTTTTTTGAAATGTAGACCGAAAATAATCCTCAATGCTCGATCCCGAAAAAATGCTTCCGCCTTCCTCTTATCCGGATATAGCCTCGAACCTGAAGGAATGCCAGAGTTTTCTGGACAGGAAAAATTCCGAGCTAAAACACCTTACCCTAAGGTTGATAAATCAAGAGAACCACGCAAAAGCCAAAGACACCCAAGCGGAAAAAATGATTAGTCGGTTAGAATCGATGAAAACCGAACATGATTCGTGTCTGCAACTGGCCGAAATGAGAAAAGAAACTGAGAACGTAAAGAAAAAACACGAAGCACAAGCCATGATAATAGATGCTGAAATGAAAATACTGAAGTTACGGATGTCCAAAACACCGAAAGTGGACGCGGTTATCCGCAATGAGGAGATCTATTGTCAGCGTGAAACGCTTAACGCAAAACGATTAGCCGTGGAGCTGTATATCGAAAACTACGTTATGTCAGGCGTTTTGGGTAGTGGCATCCTTAGTTTTCTTGACAAAACATACGCAGTAGGCGAAAAAACTAATCCATCCGACACTCCGAATATGCGTATACTCCGCTAAGCATGACCAACCTATACGCCCATAAAAAGCTGAGCCTGGAAGAGCGCCAAACCATAGCCCTGTTCTACCGGTCAGGCGCTTGGACCATACGCGCCACGGCCTTGACACTAAACCGGGCGCCTTCCACCATATCCAGAGAACTTAAGCGAAACAGCGCACCTGACGGAACCTATGACCCCTTCTTCGCACACCGCTTAGCTGAGGCCCGCACCCGCATTTCGGCTTGCGTAAAACGCCGAATCTACTTTCTAAATCATAAAATGCGCCGTCTGGATTATGTCCATACGACACCGCACACCCTCATCGCTTGGTATTCGGACACCCTTCTATACTATAGAATCAATCGACGGACTGCATACGGACCAATACGATTCAGACCGCTTTTTGATTTAGACCAAAAGCCTTTTCATTACCGGGAATTGCTGGAACTTGAAAAAATTCTCCGTCAGCACCAAGCCCTAAAACACCCTCCCGAAAATTACGAACAGCCTATAACCGAAGGCCATAATGATGATAATATCGGCGCTCCGGTAATACAGCTAATCCCCACTCCGTCAACACCACCCGACTCGCCGGATTGGTGCGCTTAACTATGCGCAAAAACCACGGCCGAAGCGACAAACATCAAAAATCCCCGACGGAAACGCTCCGACGGGGATTTTTTTTCGAAAAAAACTTACGTGCCTCAAAAAATTTGGAGACTAACTGACCTTGGTTCCCTTCCTATGTCGGTTATTCCCTTGCTGGAAGAAGTCTTCGAAGCCGTGTTGCGATTGCTCACGTGTACTACACCCTTTAAAGAATACCATTTAAAGGAGTATCTATAAAGTATAATGTCGCTTTCACACCATATACCTCAACCTCTATTGTAGGATACCATAATGCATTGTCTGAAATATCAACATAAAAGTAGCTATCAAATTCTGTTGGAGGAACATAGACACCATAAGCTCCTTGAACAGCAACTCTTGAAACTGAGCAATCTCCTGTATCAACCGCTATGGAAGTAACATTCTTTTGATCAAAATAATTTACCGTAACGACGCAATCAATTCCATTTAAAGTAAATGAATAATCCTTTGTCACTACATCGTCGATCGGAATTGAGACTTCGGACGAGTCAAAATTAAAGTCCAAATTTAGTGTAGTGTCATAATTATCCCAATAATCATCACTTTGACCAACTACAATATTAGACAATCCAAAAATCATTATCAAAAGCGAAAAAACAACCATTCTCATAACATTGATATTTAGAAGCTTATAGAATGCTGACCAAACCTTTGGGCCACCTTTAACGCATTTTTATAATTCTTCTTCACATACCAACCGCCACTAAAAAATGGCGCCAGCCGGGTAGCCAGCTGGCGCAGCTATACTAAAACCTATTTATAGCTCTTAAATTCAAATAATTGTAACTCAGCAATACAAGAAAAAGTATTATTAGGGTCCACTTTTCCCCGTCGCCAAAACTCTCTGATAACCATCTTAAAGTATCTTCCTGTTTTAAATTTTGTGAAATAGATATCCTTCGTGTCTTTAGTGTAAGCCTTTCTCCATACAAATACACCTACAGGTTCTCCCCAATTTTGTTCATCATCACTAACGTAAAACTCCGCTTCAGTCAGGTGATCTTTAAGGCTCGTACTATTTCTTGGGTAATATTTTATATAAGCCAACTTTTTAGCTTCTTTCATATCAATTACTACCTCATGAGGAAATGGTGGCGCACTTGATCCCCACACCGTATGCCAAAAATCATAACGACCATCATAAAGTCTTTTCGTCGGATAAGATGAGTGTTGAGGACCATATGAAGTGAACTTATCGGGATCTACAAACTCATCGTTATAGGATCCAGGCATAGTAACTTGGTCTGCATTCACAGAATAACCTTTACTTTTAAATGCCTCAAAAACTGCAACCTTATCATCTAAAGTATTTCCCCAAATCCATGTAAGATCATGTGGAGTGACTTTATACCCCGCAGGTAGAATCTCTTTCTTCTTCTCATGAAACTTCATCACTGCATCATCGCCATACTTTGCTCGTAACCCGTCAATAACCTCCAAGTATTTCCCCTCAGCAACCTCCTGCGGAAAAGCTTTCAACTCCTCTTCCGACATCGTAACGGGATCATAGGCCTGATAATCCGGATGGGCTTTCGCTTTTTCGATAATCGGCTTTACGAAGCGATCAACAGCGTTCGCTACGCCCATATTCTCGGCAACCATAGCGGACACATAAGTCGATAAACCAAGGCTGTCTAATGCCTCACCCGATGAGGCTCCGCTCCATTGGTGAAGAGCTTTTCCTAATTCAAAAGTCATCTGGTCGTTGTCAGCCGGGAAACCTCCGGCGTATGCCCCTACCAAGTATCCGTTTTCAAATTCCGACAAAGGATCTCCCGACGGCATAAGGCTTATATCCAAAGCGTCGGCGCCCTCGCCGTAGCCTGTCTGGGTCTGCAATTCGGTGAAGACCTCTCCTAAACGCTCTTTTGCGTCAGGGAGCAAATCCGCAATGTAAGAGGCTGACGAAAGGCTAAACTTTCCTTCCTCTAACTTACTGTCGAAAGCGACGGTGTTTTTAGGACTGAGGGATACGAACGCAGCACCTTTGTCCAAAGCGCCTTCGGCCATCGTTTTGAAGAAGGCTACGTTTTCGGCCTTACGGTTAGAGAAAATATCGATACCCGAGGCTATCACCACACTACGTTCCATCTGTTTTATAGCCACCACGGGCTTTCCTCCAGCCTCCGCCAGAATTTCCCAGTCACCTTCAAGTTTAAGGAAAAAGCCTCCGTTGGCCGGCGTAACGCTACCGCCCGCTTTCAGGCTCACGGCCCCTACCGGCCCTTGTTCGAATTCAAAATTGAATTTTTTGGTAAAAGCATTAAGGTTATCCAGCTGGTCTCCGTCATTCATGGCGTAAATGGCCACGCTTTTCTCTTTGGAATACCCGACAACCCTCGCCATATCGGCCTCGCTGTACGGACGGTTAAGCTCGGTATTCATATAAACGTTCCACAAGTTTGTGGCGCTCGGATCGGTGCGTTCCATCGCCGGAAGCGATATAGTCTGGTATTGGTTCTCCGCTTCCAAAAAGTCGGCGAAACCGTTGCCCGGCCCAAAAAGCGATGTGTTCCAGTATTGCGACACGTCGTTGAGAACGTGCAAAGGGGCCATATCGAATTTATCTTCGCCCGGAGGGATAAATTTTTCCTCGTCCTCATTGCAAGAGGCCAAGCCGGCTACCATGGCCAAAGCCATCAGCCAAGAAGATCTATGTGTAAAGATTTTCATTTTGTTTTCGTTCAATGTTGAAAAAGGGCCCGCCAAGCGCGGGCCTTAACAAAAAACTTAGGGAGCGCAACCGTTAGCGCCACGACCCCAGATCTCATCCTTTCCGTTGCCCGACTCATTGTTGGAGAAAGTATTTATCCCCAAGAAGATCGGACAGATATTGTATTGATTCAGAAACAGGGCACCACCTTCATTGGCGTAGTTACCGCTTACTTCCGAATCCTTAATCGTGATTTGCCTTTCGGTGTAAATGGCTCCTCCTTTGGATTTCGCATAGTTGTCGATAAACTTGCAGTTTTCGATGATTAACCCTTCCGTACCACTCATAAGCCGCAACACTCCACCATGATATTTTTCGGCCCGGTTGCCTTCAAACACACAATTGAAAAAGTAAGCGTGGGAGTTTTTTCCCTGAAAAACACCGCCGGCTTTTTCCGCTTTGTTGAATTTGAAGTTGCAATTCAGGAAATGCGGGCTACCCGGATTGGAATAAAGCACACCGCCGTCAACGCCTTTTCCGTTGGCGTATTGGAAGGTAAAGCCGTCGATTGTGGAGCGGTCGAGTTTACGCTCGTAACGGTTTGAGAATATCCGGAAACGGTTGCTTTGATCCGCTTCGGCCATCTCTTTTGTCCTTCCTATAATGGTCGGATGCTTCATCCAATCGCGTTGGCTACGTTCTTCTTCCGTTCCGTTAAAGCCTCCATAAAGGTCCCAACCACGCTGTACGGGGATATCCTTTTCGGCGTAAAGCCCTTCGGCCACCCAAATTTCGATTCCCTTTGGGGTGGTTTCCATCGCTGTCTTTACGCTCGTGAAGGCGTTTTCCCAGCTGGAACCGTCACCCGTACCTGTAGCGTCAATGTCTACGAAAGCCATTGGCTTGGTCTCAAAAAGAACCGTATCGCTTACGGCTGTTCCCAGCTCGTTCATAGCCACCAAAACGTAGGCGTACTCCACGCCGGGCTTAAGTTTATCGAAGACTCCAGTTACGGCTCCCTCTTCCGGTTCCACATCGAGGGTGCGTTCCTTGCCTACGGTCCCTTCTTCCCAAAGAGTGAACAGTACGCGGGCTTGCTCGCTGTTTCCGTCAGACAGGAAATCGCCGCTTACCTCCACCCAGTTGAATGAAACGTAACTTTGTTCGCCTGTCTTCGCCTGCGGTTTTTCCACCCCGGCGGCCACCGGAGTCTTTTTGCTCAGGATATCCCCTTCTTCTTTGGATATTTTGTCTTCGGCGAAGGCCGCATAAGCGTACGTCGTGTATGACTTAAGGTCGGTTACGGTAGCCGTAAAAGTCTTTTCCGAAGCATTGTACTCGGCCTCCACTTCTTTACGCGTTCCCAAGTTTCCCTGAACCCAGTAAGCGAATCCCACTTTTTCGATTTCCGTCTCTCCCAAATTCACTACTGTGCCTTTGAGTGTCATTCCGCCGTCCAAGTCACCGGCCACTTCGGTGACCACTTCCAAAAACTTGTCATCTTCCAGAATATCCTCTTCGCCACTGTCTTTGCACGATCCCGCAAAAACCAGCGTGGCCAAAACCATTAAATACAGATATTTTTTCATCGCTGTTTCTCTTTCGTCGGTTATCAAAGATCCAGAGTTTTTCTAGGCATTTCGTAACGCCAATTGTCCTTGTCTTTCAAAAGGTTTTTCACTGACTTATATTTTTCAGGATCAGTTTCCTTGAACTTTCTCGCTACGGTTTCGGCAAACCACGTCAGCCTGTTGGAGCGTGTAGCGAAACGTACCAGATCGTTCCAACGGCGTCCTTCGTAAGCGAACTCCAAAGCCCGCTCTTCCAGAATCGCCATTTCCACCAAGTCTTTTCGAGCGCTCATCTCCGGATAACGGTCCTGAATATTTTGCAGATTTACCCCCTTAAGGCCCACTCGCCCACGAACGCCCGCTGTTTTTGGCGAACCGTCAAGCTTTTCATTGATCACGTCCAATGCCTTGTCCGAATCCCCGGCCAAATTGATAGCCTCGGCATATAGCAAATGGAGATCCGCCGCGCGATAAATGCAGTAAACGGCGTCGTTCTGGTTTCTGGTAGGTGACTTGCCCAGCATATATTTGTAAACCAAAGTATCAATACCGATACGAGCATATGACTTATTAAGGCCTCTGGTAAAGTCTCCCGTAA
It encodes the following:
- a CDS encoding discoidin domain-containing protein gives rise to the protein MKIFTHRSSWLMALAMVAGLASCNEDEEKFIPPGEDKFDMAPLHVLNDVSQYWNTSLFGPGNGFADFLEAENQYQTISLPAMERTDPSATNLWNVYMNTELNRPYSEADMARVVGYSKEKSVAIYAMNDGDQLDNLNAFTKKFNFEFEQGPVGAVSLKAGGSVTPANGGFFLKLEGDWEILAEAGGKPVVAIKQMERSVVIASGIDIFSNRKAENVAFFKTMAEGALDKGAAFVSLSPKNTVAFDSKLEEGKFSLSSASYIADLLPDAKERLGEVFTELQTQTGYGEGADALDISLMPSGDPLSEFENGYLVGAYAGGFPADNDQMTFELGKALHQWSGASSGEALDSLGLSTYVSAMVAENMGVANAVDRFVKPIIEKAKAHPDYQAYDPVTMSEEELKAFPQEVAEGKYLEVIDGLRAKYGDDAVMKFHEKKKEILPAGYKVTPHDLTWIWGNTLDDKVAVFEAFKSKGYSVNADQVTMPGSYNDEFVDPDKFTSYGPQHSSYPTKRLYDGRYDFWHTVWGSSAPPFPHEVVIDMKEAKKLAYIKYYPRNSTSLKDHLTEAEFYVSDDEQNWGEPVGVFVWRKAYTKDTKDIYFTKFKTGRYFKMVIREFWRRGKVDPNNTFSCIAELQLFEFKSYK
- a CDS encoding porin family protein, translated to MKRLCKILPVLFFALLATVTVKAQDVNFGVRGSASLVNFYGDDADDAKTKMGYQLGAFAEFKLSDAFAIQPELVFSKEGSKDDKADLPWNLSYINVPVMAKVYVTEGLNLQAGPQIGFLVGANVDGESKLGDVEVKDSFKSTNFSMNIGAGYDITEKIGVDLRYNFGLTKVGEEPEQGDAADTKSSNILLGVSFKF
- a CDS encoding helix-turn-helix domain-containing protein, encoding MTNLYAHKKLSLEERQTIALFYRSGAWTIRATALTLNRAPSTISRELKRNSAPDGTYDPFFAHRLAEARTRISACVKRRIYFLNHKMRRLDYVHTTPHTLIAWYSDTLLYYRINRRTAYGPIRFRPLFDLDQKPFHYRELLELEKILRQHQALKHPPENYEQPITEGHNDDNIGAPVIQLIPTPSTPPDSPDWCA
- a CDS encoding porin family protein produces the protein MKKLYKVLPFAFIVFLSTVSANAQDHIFRLKGGPSLVNFIGNDAKDASSKIGYQLGMLIEFRLTENFSIQPELVYSKEGARFDKVDEDINLSYANLPVIGKYYASKNFSFQAGPQLGLLTGANVNGENGDGQIKVEDYFSTLNLTFNIGMGLNITEKIGLDLRYNLGITNVSDDLETTYLKLKGATFRTSNLFLSLAYTIE